A window of the Myxococcus fulvus genome harbors these coding sequences:
- a CDS encoding DUF4240 domain-containing protein, protein MNEDEGSSWFWDIIRRANGQASALREILWEMNESDVARFHEEFVRTSSVLRGEPFDLMLGQEVSEDGLMDIAYWVVAQGRDFYTSVLEQPQTIPRSVSIGDPAVMHHVTVEVFDEKFGKSLDFF, encoded by the coding sequence GTGAACGAGGATGAAGGCTCCTCATGGTTCTGGGACATCATCCGGCGTGCCAATGGTCAGGCGAGCGCGTTGCGAGAGATTCTCTGGGAGATGAACGAATCGGATGTCGCTCGATTCCATGAGGAATTCGTCAGGACTTCCTCTGTGCTCCGGGGTGAGCCGTTCGACCTGATGCTGGGGCAGGAGGTCTCAGAGGATGGCTTGATGGATATCGCGTACTGGGTGGTTGCCCAGGGGCGCGACTTCTACACGAGTGTCCTCGAGCAACCTCAGACGATTCCGCGCAGCGTGAGCATTGGAGACCCAGCGGTCATGCACCATGTGACCGTTGAGGTCTTCGACGAGAAGTTCGGCAAGTCGCTGGATTTCTTCTGA